From one Chitinivibrionia bacterium genomic stretch:
- a CDS encoding Fic family protein produces MKDKYKLTIEQNIFLAKKQLVENIYCSAKLEGLNTTFPETQTILDGVNIPSITLDDITTILNLRDAWRFVMKTAQDELVPEYICKINEHISRNESLEWGTLRKGNVGISGTDYIPAIPTEEKVAEEIGKILRAEVSHTEKALKMFAYITRSQLFWDGNKRTATLAANKILIMNGAGIFKIKEVSIPAFNKHLTDYYNSGNDEKLLNFLYDDCIYGLTIE; encoded by the coding sequence ATGAAAGATAAATATAAGCTAACAATAGAACAAAACATTTTTTTGGCTAAAAAACAATTAGTCGAAAATATATATTGCAGTGCGAAACTTGAGGGACTAAACACTACTTTTCCTGAAACTCAGACAATTTTAGACGGAGTTAATATTCCGAGCATTACCCTTGATGATATTACTACAATTTTAAACCTGAGAGACGCTTGGCGATTTGTAATGAAAACAGCACAAGACGAACTTGTGCCGGAGTATATCTGTAAAATAAATGAGCATATAAGCAGAAATGAGTCGCTTGAATGGGGAACTTTAAGAAAAGGAAACGTCGGTATTTCGGGGACAGATTATATTCCCGCAATTCCGACTGAGGAGAAAGTGGCAGAAGAAATCGGCAAAATATTAAGGGCAGAAGTTTCTCATACCGAAAAAGCATTAAAAATGTTTGCATATATAACAAGAAGCCAATTGTTTTGGGACGGGAACAAACGAACTGCTACTCTTGCCGCAAATAAAATTCTGATAATGAACGGAGCGGGTATTTTTAAGATTAAAGAAGTGAGCATTCCTGCTTTCAATAAGCATTTAACAGATTATTACAATTCGGGCAACGACGAGAAACTGTTAAACTTTCTTTATGACGACTGTATTTACGGATTAACTATTGAATAG